The proteins below are encoded in one region of Pseudonocardia sp. DSM 110487:
- a CDS encoding sodium:calcium antiporter: MTSIFVFLAGAVLLIYSAEKLIGYLVGIASGLRVSVFLLAIIFTGIEFDDVFLGVALNLEDLEGVALGVVFGTALSMTGVVLALAAILTPTRVNIPREYVVVLGAAPLVMIAFTVMAPLTAVHGVILLALFVVFIAYVAAREYRSDTPVFRDAEMYEAYAAARATGGGTAVADTPDTPDEERPNAFSDAMPFVTTGARSGWIRLGLAVLALAGLIIGATVTGIGTEGILEAYGLEGTLFGATIATAVLTIEDIFLTVEPIRRGVPEIGVGNVVGSVVFSVTGKLGIILLAGGIVVEPAVLTWHLPALIVVTGLGAYFIFTGRLRRWHGVTLLALYIAYWVVSFGIFEGPPIEVD, from the coding sequence GTGACGTCGATCTTCGTCTTCCTCGCCGGCGCGGTGCTGCTGATCTACAGCGCCGAGAAGCTGATCGGCTACCTCGTGGGGATCGCGAGCGGGCTGCGGGTGTCGGTGTTCCTGCTGGCGATCATCTTCACCGGCATCGAGTTCGACGACGTCTTCCTCGGGGTCGCGCTCAACCTGGAGGACCTCGAGGGCGTTGCGCTCGGCGTCGTGTTCGGCACCGCGCTCTCGATGACCGGCGTCGTGCTCGCGCTCGCCGCCATCCTGACCCCCACCCGCGTGAACATCCCGCGCGAGTACGTCGTCGTCCTGGGCGCCGCGCCGCTCGTGATGATCGCGTTCACCGTGATGGCGCCGCTCACCGCGGTGCACGGCGTGATCCTGCTCGCGCTCTTCGTCGTGTTCATCGCCTACGTCGCCGCGCGCGAGTACCGCAGTGACACGCCGGTCTTCCGCGACGCCGAGATGTACGAGGCGTACGCGGCGGCCCGTGCCACCGGGGGCGGCACGGCGGTTGCGGACACCCCGGACACCCCGGACGAGGAGCGGCCGAACGCCTTCTCCGACGCGATGCCGTTCGTCACCACCGGGGCCCGCTCCGGCTGGATCCGGCTCGGACTCGCCGTGCTCGCCCTCGCCGGGCTGATCATCGGCGCCACGGTGACGGGCATCGGCACCGAGGGCATCCTCGAGGCCTACGGGCTCGAGGGCACCCTCTTCGGCGCGACGATCGCCACCGCCGTCCTCACCATCGAGGACATCTTCCTGACCGTGGAACCCATCCGCCGCGGCGTGCCGGAGATCGGCGTGGGCAACGTCGTCGGCAGCGTCGTCTTCTCCGTCACGGGCAAGCTGGGCATCATCCTGCTGGCCGGCGGGATCGTGGTCGAACCGGCGGTGCTCACATGGCACCTGCCTGCCCTCATCGTCGTGACCGGCCTCGGCGCCTACTTCATCTTCACGGGACGGCTGCGACGCTGGCACGGCGTCACGCTGCTCGCCCTCTACATCGCCTACTGGGTGGTCAGCTTCGGGATCTTCGAGGGCCCGCCGATCGAGGTCGACTAG
- a CDS encoding TetR/AcrR family transcriptional regulator — MTRVLTAKGAATRRRIIEGAAAQIREHGVTATTLEDIRARTRTSKSQLFHYFPEGKDELLLAVARHEADRVLADQQPQLGELTSWRAWGAWRDTVVARYRGQGSRCPLGVVTSQLGRSTPGAQAVVTELIQRWQDELAAGVRHMQGAGEIDAGIDADRSAAALVAGVQGGVLILMSTGGTAHLEAALDTGIAFLRGRP; from the coding sequence ATGACACGCGTGCTCACCGCGAAGGGTGCTGCCACCCGCCGGCGGATCATCGAGGGGGCGGCCGCGCAGATCCGCGAGCACGGCGTCACCGCCACCACGCTCGAGGACATCCGTGCGCGCACGAGGACCAGCAAGAGCCAGCTCTTCCACTACTTCCCCGAAGGCAAGGACGAGCTGCTGCTCGCGGTGGCCCGCCACGAGGCCGACCGCGTCCTCGCCGACCAGCAGCCTCAGCTGGGCGAGCTGACGTCGTGGCGGGCGTGGGGCGCATGGCGAGACACCGTGGTGGCCCGGTACCGGGGGCAGGGCAGCCGCTGCCCGCTCGGCGTCGTGACGTCACAGCTGGGGCGCAGCACGCCCGGGGCGCAGGCCGTGGTCACGGAGCTGATCCAGCGCTGGCAGGACGAGCTCGCCGCCGGTGTCCGGCACATGCAGGGTGCGGGCGAGATCGATGCGGGGATCGACGCCGACCGCTCGGCGGCGGCGCTCGTGGCCGGCGTCCAAGGGGGCGTGCTGATCCTGATGTCGACCGGCGGCACGGCCCACCTCGAGGCCGCGTTGGACACCGGAATCGCGTTCCTGAGGGGTCGCCCCTGA
- a CDS encoding MarR family winged helix-turn-helix transcriptional regulator yields the protein MGHGGRDAVDEIAEQWARERPDVPVGAIGVVARVLRIAKAFADHRRRTLAALGIDSATFDLLATLRRSGAPFRMTPAELTQACLVTGGAISQRVARAEAAGLVETRRTTGGHTSAVELTPAGRERIDRDIAEFLAAEERLIAHLAPEERGELTRLLRALNAGL from the coding sequence GTGGGTCACGGGGGCCGCGACGCGGTGGACGAGATCGCCGAGCAGTGGGCGCGCGAGCGCCCGGACGTGCCCGTCGGGGCGATCGGGGTCGTGGCGCGCGTGCTGCGCATCGCGAAGGCGTTCGCCGACCATCGCAGGCGCACGCTCGCGGCGCTGGGGATCGACAGCGCCACGTTCGACCTGCTCGCCACCCTGCGGCGGTCCGGCGCGCCGTTCCGGATGACGCCCGCCGAGCTCACGCAGGCGTGCCTCGTCACGGGCGGTGCGATCAGTCAACGGGTGGCGCGCGCCGAGGCGGCAGGCCTGGTCGAGACGCGGCGCACCACCGGCGGGCACACCTCGGCGGTCGAGCTGACGCCCGCGGGCCGCGAGCGGATCGACCGGGACATCGCCGAGTTCCTCGCGGCGGAGGAACGGCTCATCGCCCACCTGGCACCCGAGGAGCGCGGCGAGCTCACGCGCCTGCTGCGCGCGCTGAACGCAGGCCTCTGA
- a CDS encoding SDR family NAD(P)-dependent oxidoreductase gives MTRTAVVTGGATGIGRAVAEHLVGEGAEVTIVGRRRDVLAAAAAEIGAKAVAFDAADPASVTAALPQLPDPIDVLVNAAGANTDLRADRPADELVATRASWLANFEANVLTAVLVTTALLPRIADGGRIVNLGSVTARSGGGSYGAVKAAVEPWTSELAFQLGTRGITANVVSPGPTEGTEFFGGADFPPERRAFAESRSADGRLGRADEVAALVAFVASPQASHLTGQVLHVSGGMHLGR, from the coding sequence ATGACCAGGACCGCAGTGGTCACCGGGGGCGCGACCGGCATCGGGCGCGCAGTGGCCGAACACCTCGTCGGGGAGGGCGCCGAGGTCACGATCGTCGGACGCAGGCGGGACGTCCTCGCCGCGGCCGCGGCCGAGATCGGCGCGAAGGCGGTGGCCTTCGACGCCGCAGACCCGGCCTCCGTCACCGCCGCACTGCCGCAGCTGCCGGACCCGATCGACGTGCTGGTGAACGCCGCGGGTGCCAACACCGACCTGCGGGCCGACCGGCCGGCCGACGAGCTCGTCGCAACCCGAGCCTCGTGGCTGGCGAACTTCGAGGCGAACGTGCTCACCGCGGTGCTCGTCACGACCGCTCTGCTGCCCCGGATCGCCGACGGCGGGCGGATCGTCAACCTGGGTTCGGTCACCGCGCGGTCCGGTGGCGGCAGCTACGGCGCGGTCAAGGCCGCGGTCGAACCGTGGACCAGCGAGCTCGCCTTCCAGCTCGGCACGCGCGGGATCACGGCGAACGTGGTGTCACCCGGTCCGACGGAGGGCACCGAGTTCTTCGGCGGTGCGGACTTCCCGCCGGAGCGCCGCGCCTTCGCGGAGAGCCGCAGCGCGGACGGCAGGCTCGGGCGGGCCGACGAGGTCGCCGCGCTCGTCGCGTTCGTGGCCTCGCCGCAGGCGTCGCACCTCACCGGTCAGGTGCTTCACGTGAGCGGCGGCATGCACCTGGGCCGCTAG
- the pqqC gene encoding pyrroloquinoline-quinone synthase PqqC, giving the protein MTATLADTDQFVAALRAQSQRYHALHPFHRRMNEGSLSREQVRGWVANRFHYQANIPRKDAAILSNCPHPEVRRRWIRRIVDHDGTAAGEGGIEAWLSLGEAVGLSRAEVADERHVVPGVRFAVDAYVTFARTRPWVEAVASSLTELFAPDLMAERLAAFERHYPWIDPAGLAYFRARLTQAPRDSEHALEVVTEHCRTPAEQAAAVAALAFKNDVLWSMLDAIEQNYADQAHRQP; this is encoded by the coding sequence ATGACGGCGACCCTTGCGGATACCGATCAGTTCGTCGCCGCGCTGCGCGCCCAGTCGCAGCGCTACCACGCGCTGCACCCGTTCCACCGCCGGATGAACGAGGGCTCGCTGAGCCGCGAGCAGGTGCGGGGATGGGTGGCCAACCGCTTCCACTACCAGGCCAACATCCCCCGCAAGGACGCCGCGATCCTGTCCAACTGCCCGCACCCGGAGGTGCGCCGCCGCTGGATCCGCCGCATCGTCGACCACGACGGCACCGCTGCGGGTGAGGGCGGGATCGAGGCGTGGCTCTCCCTCGGCGAGGCGGTGGGGCTCTCACGTGCGGAGGTGGCCGACGAGCGGCACGTCGTGCCCGGTGTGCGCTTCGCGGTGGACGCCTACGTGACGTTCGCCCGCACCCGGCCGTGGGTCGAGGCGGTCGCATCGTCGCTGACCGAGCTGTTCGCGCCGGATCTGATGGCCGAGCGCCTCGCCGCGTTCGAGCGGCACTACCCGTGGATCGACCCCGCCGGGCTCGCCTACTTCCGGGCCCGCCTGACCCAGGCGCCCCGCGACTCCGAGCACGCCCTCGAGGTCGTCACCGAGCACTGCAGAACGCCTGCCGAGCAGGCTGCGGCCGTGGCGGCGCTCGCGTTCAAGAACGACGTCCTCTGGAGCATGCTCGATGCCATCGAACAGAACTACGCAGACCAGGCTCATCGACAGCCATGA
- the pqqE gene encoding pyrroloquinoline quinone biosynthesis protein PqqE gives MDRPFALLAELTYECPLHCAYCSNPLELARYADELTTAEWQRVFTEARELGALQLHLSGGEPLRRRDVVELVRTGRELGMYSNLVTSGLGFSASRAERLREAGLDHVQISVQADEPVLSDRLAGTPSYERKIDAARTVKKLGWPLTVNVVLHRQNLDRIEGILDLVEAMDADRVELANTQYYGWAWRNRDALLPSREQLERAEKVVRAARERLSGRMQILYILPDYYERYPKPCMGGWASRQLVVAPNGDALPCLAAHELPLPRANVRERSLDWIWEESPLFQRFRGTDWMPEPCRGCERRELDFGGCRCQAFQLTGDAARTDPVCHLSPDHELVAAVVSAANDPARQRETELTPRPHPREVVP, from the coding sequence GTGGATAGGCCCTTCGCGCTGCTGGCCGAGCTCACGTACGAATGCCCGCTCCACTGCGCCTACTGCTCCAACCCGCTCGAGCTCGCCCGCTACGCCGACGAGCTGACCACCGCGGAATGGCAGCGGGTGTTCACCGAGGCGCGAGAGCTAGGTGCGCTGCAGCTGCACCTGTCCGGCGGGGAGCCGCTGCGGCGCCGCGACGTCGTCGAGCTGGTGCGGACCGGCCGTGAGCTGGGGATGTACTCGAACCTCGTGACGAGCGGGCTCGGCTTCTCCGCATCTCGGGCCGAGCGGCTGCGCGAGGCGGGCCTCGACCACGTGCAGATCAGCGTGCAGGCCGACGAGCCGGTCCTGTCCGACCGGCTGGCCGGCACGCCGTCGTACGAGCGCAAGATCGACGCGGCCCGCACCGTCAAGAAGCTCGGCTGGCCGCTGACCGTGAACGTGGTGCTGCACCGGCAGAACCTGGATCGGATCGAGGGCATCCTCGACCTGGTCGAGGCGATGGACGCCGACCGCGTCGAGCTCGCCAACACCCAGTACTACGGCTGGGCATGGCGCAACCGGGACGCCCTGCTGCCGAGCCGGGAGCAGCTCGAGCGGGCCGAGAAGGTGGTGCGGGCCGCGCGGGAGCGGCTGAGCGGCCGGATGCAGATCCTCTACATCCTCCCCGATTACTACGAGCGCTACCCCAAGCCCTGCATGGGTGGCTGGGCGAGCCGCCAGCTCGTCGTCGCGCCCAATGGCGACGCCCTGCCCTGCCTGGCCGCGCACGAGCTCCCGCTGCCCCGCGCGAACGTGCGAGAGCGGTCCCTTGACTGGATCTGGGAGGAGTCGCCGCTCTTCCAGCGGTTCCGTGGCACGGACTGGATGCCCGAGCCGTGCCGTGGCTGCGAGCGCCGCGAGCTCGACTTCGGCGGCTGCCGCTGCCAGGCGTTCCAGCTCACCGGGGACGCCGCGCGCACCGATCCGGTCTGCCACCTCTCCCCGGACCACGAGCTCGTCGCCGCCGTGGTGTCCGCCGCGAATGACCCGGCTCGTCAGCGCGAGACCGAACTGACACCCCGCCCGCATCCACGAGAGGTGGTCCCGTGA
- a CDS encoding alpha/beta fold hydrolase, protein MDATAITHRFIDVHGLRMHLAEAGPEDGPVVLLLHGFPECWYSWRHQLVALAAAGFRAVAPDQRGHARSDAPAAIEDYTILHLVGDAIGVLDAVGAERAVVVGHDWGGPVAWHTALLRPDRVRGVVGLSVPFRPRGSVRPTDAFARRFGPGYYMLHFQTPGLADAELAADPRTTFRRLLSATSGGTPPPLPVVEPGGGFLGFLPEPDRLPAWLTEQDLDVYVEEYRDRGFTGGLNWYRNIDRNWELTAAWHETLVTRPALYLAGEHDLVIAGVPADALADSLRGTLPDLRGVTVLPDCGHWTQQERPEEVNAAIVEFAGGVS, encoded by the coding sequence ATGGACGCCACCGCGATCACGCACCGGTTCATCGATGTGCACGGCCTGCGGATGCACCTGGCCGAGGCCGGGCCGGAGGACGGGCCCGTCGTCCTGCTGCTGCACGGGTTCCCGGAGTGCTGGTACTCATGGCGACACCAGCTGGTGGCGCTCGCGGCGGCCGGGTTCCGCGCCGTCGCCCCCGACCAGCGCGGTCACGCGCGCAGCGACGCACCCGCCGCGATCGAGGACTACACGATCCTCCACCTGGTGGGCGACGCGATCGGGGTGCTGGACGCCGTCGGGGCCGAGCGGGCCGTCGTCGTCGGGCACGACTGGGGAGGCCCGGTCGCTTGGCACACGGCGCTGTTGCGGCCCGACCGCGTGCGCGGCGTCGTCGGGTTGTCGGTGCCGTTCCGCCCACGCGGCTCGGTCCGCCCCACGGACGCGTTCGCCCGCCGCTTCGGCCCCGGGTACTACATGCTGCATTTCCAGACGCCCGGCCTGGCCGACGCCGAGCTGGCCGCCGACCCGCGCACCACGTTCCGGCGGCTGCTCTCGGCCACATCAGGAGGAACGCCGCCGCCGCTGCCGGTGGTCGAGCCGGGCGGCGGCTTCCTGGGTTTCCTGCCCGAACCGGATCGCCTGCCTGCCTGGCTCACCGAGCAGGACCTCGACGTCTACGTCGAGGAGTACCGCGACCGCGGGTTCACCGGCGGGCTCAACTGGTACCGCAACATCGACCGCAACTGGGAGCTCACCGCCGCATGGCACGAGACCCTCGTCACCCGGCCCGCCCTGTACCTGGCGGGCGAGCACGACCTCGTGATCGCCGGTGTCCCCGCCGACGCCCTCGCCGACTCGCTGCGCGGCACGCTCCCCGACCTGCGCGGCGTCACCGTCCTGCCGGACTGCGGGCACTGGACCCAGCAGGAACGGCCGGAGGAGGTCAACGCCGCGATCGTCGAGTTCGCGGGCGGCGTCAGCTGA
- the pqqB gene encoding pyrroloquinoline quinone biosynthesis protein PqqB has product MWIRVLGSAAGGGFPQWNCDCPGCRAVRDGTRPCRPRTQSSVAVSADRRRWFLLNASPDIRAQIESFPALRPRDGRTTPIQAVLLTDAELDHTLGLLLLREGRGIDVHSTEAARATLADGTSILRTLEAYCPVRWHPVVPDADVSLGDGLSYRAFDVPTSKRARFGSGSEKGRVVGYRLTDERTGRSAVHLPGMQSFTPVRDQVEGCSCLLVDGTCWRDDELIELGLARKTSREMGHLPIDGPGGSLAQLAPLPIARKIYIHINNTNPILLDDSRERRAVEDNGMEVAVDGMEVQV; this is encoded by the coding sequence GTGTGGATTCGCGTGCTCGGGTCGGCCGCGGGTGGCGGGTTCCCGCAGTGGAACTGTGACTGCCCGGGATGCCGGGCGGTCCGGGACGGCACCCGGCCATGCCGGCCCCGCACGCAGTCGTCTGTTGCGGTGAGCGCCGACCGGCGGCGTTGGTTCCTGCTGAACGCATCCCCCGACATCCGGGCCCAGATCGAGTCGTTCCCCGCCCTGCGCCCGCGGGACGGCCGCACGACGCCGATCCAGGCGGTGCTGCTCACCGACGCCGAGCTCGACCACACGCTCGGTCTGCTGCTCCTGCGGGAGGGGCGGGGCATCGACGTGCACTCGACCGAGGCTGCGCGCGCCACGCTCGCCGACGGGACGTCGATCCTGCGCACGCTCGAGGCCTACTGCCCGGTGCGCTGGCACCCGGTGGTGCCGGACGCCGACGTCTCGCTCGGCGACGGGCTGTCGTACCGGGCCTTCGACGTGCCGACGAGCAAGCGGGCGCGCTTCGGTTCCGGTTCCGAGAAGGGCCGGGTGGTCGGCTACCGCCTGACCGACGAACGCACCGGCCGGTCCGCCGTCCACCTGCCGGGCATGCAGTCCTTCACCCCGGTGCGCGACCAGGTGGAGGGCTGCTCATGCCTGCTCGTCGACGGCACCTGCTGGCGCGACGACGAGCTGATCGAGCTCGGCCTGGCCCGCAAGACGTCGCGCGAGATGGGGCACCTGCCCATCGACGGTCCCGGCGGGAGCCTCGCGCAGCTCGCCCCGCTGCCGATAGCCCGAAAGATCTACATCCACATCAACAACACGAACCCGATCCTGCTCGACGACTCGCGCGAGCGGCGAGCCGTGGAGGACAACGGCATGGAGGTGGCGGTGGACGGCATGGAGGTGCAGGTATGA
- a CDS encoding PQQ-dependent dehydrogenase, methanol/ethanol family — MTTADYVDAGEAIDQGLLNYKTPGGDVAPPVVAEVTYERILNAREEPQNWLTYYGAYNGQRYSPLDQLNTENVRRLTPAWVFQAGTSGLIAGASTYSFEAAPVVVDGVMFVSGWDGWVWALDAKTGVEIWRYKHAIPFDVSLCCGNVNRGVAVAKGKVFFVTANAHVLALDATNGKRVWDKTYGDVRAGESATVAPLVVKNLVIVGSSGGEFGTRGHLDAFDVDSGEHQWRCYMVPKPGEPGSETWPDGEAWQRGGANCWLTSTFDAETNLLYVGTGNPAPDFDGEVREGDNLFTDSIVAVDVDSGQIRWHYQCTPHDVWDYDSIAECILFEHENRRLLGHFDKNGYFFVLDRTNGERVSITPFVDRITWGAITREGQVTAKVYPDKEGEPVHFYPGPAGAKEWTHASYSPRTGLFYVPVQDTGATATRRRREFKESIPYWGAGVQVDIEDMAGSISAFDATGEEKWRYRNELPMCASTLATGGDLVFAGKPTGEFVALDARTGEQLWQFQCGSGHHSSPTTFSVDGRQYVAVPVGWGGWAEGFLPGMLGAGHGSALITFALPEE; from the coding sequence ATGACGACCGCTGATTACGTCGACGCGGGCGAGGCCATCGACCAGGGACTCCTCAACTACAAGACTCCCGGTGGGGATGTCGCGCCACCAGTCGTGGCAGAAGTCACCTACGAGCGCATTCTCAACGCTCGCGAGGAACCGCAGAACTGGCTCACCTACTACGGGGCCTACAACGGGCAGCGCTACAGCCCGCTGGACCAGCTCAACACGGAGAACGTCCGGCGCCTGACTCCGGCGTGGGTCTTCCAGGCCGGCACGAGCGGCCTGATCGCGGGCGCGTCGACGTACTCGTTCGAGGCCGCTCCCGTCGTCGTCGACGGGGTGATGTTCGTATCCGGCTGGGACGGCTGGGTGTGGGCCCTCGACGCGAAGACCGGCGTGGAGATCTGGCGCTACAAGCACGCGATTCCGTTCGACGTGTCCCTGTGCTGCGGGAACGTGAACCGCGGGGTCGCCGTGGCCAAGGGGAAGGTCTTCTTCGTCACCGCGAACGCCCACGTGCTCGCGCTCGACGCCACCAACGGCAAGCGCGTGTGGGACAAGACCTACGGGGACGTGCGCGCCGGTGAGAGCGCCACGGTCGCCCCGCTGGTCGTCAAGAACCTGGTCATCGTCGGCAGCTCGGGCGGCGAGTTCGGCACGCGCGGCCACCTCGACGCCTTCGACGTCGACTCCGGCGAGCACCAGTGGCGCTGCTACATGGTCCCGAAGCCCGGCGAGCCCGGCTCCGAGACATGGCCCGACGGCGAGGCGTGGCAGCGTGGCGGCGCGAACTGCTGGCTCACCAGCACCTTCGACGCCGAGACCAACCTGCTGTACGTGGGCACCGGCAACCCGGCGCCCGACTTCGACGGCGAGGTCAGGGAGGGCGACAACCTCTTCACCGACAGCATCGTCGCCGTCGACGTGGACAGCGGTCAGATCCGCTGGCACTACCAGTGCACACCGCACGACGTGTGGGACTACGACAGCATCGCCGAGTGCATCCTGTTCGAGCACGAGAACCGCAGGCTGCTCGGGCACTTCGACAAGAACGGCTACTTCTTCGTGCTGGACCGCACGAACGGCGAGCGGGTCAGCATCACGCCCTTCGTGGACCGGATCACGTGGGGAGCGATCACGAGGGAGGGCCAGGTCACGGCAAAGGTCTACCCCGACAAGGAAGGAGAACCGGTCCACTTCTACCCGGGACCGGCCGGCGCCAAGGAATGGACCCACGCGTCCTACAGCCCGCGAACGGGGCTCTTCTACGTGCCGGTGCAGGACACGGGTGCGACGGCCACCCGCCGCCGGCGCGAGTTCAAGGAGAGCATCCCCTACTGGGGCGCGGGCGTTCAGGTGGACATCGAGGACATGGCGGGGTCCATCAGCGCGTTCGACGCCACTGGCGAGGAGAAGTGGCGCTATCGCAACGAGCTCCCGATGTGCGCCTCAACGCTGGCCACGGGCGGCGACTTGGTGTTCGCCGGCAAACCGACGGGTGAGTTCGTCGCGCTCGACGCCCGCACCGGGGAGCAGCTGTGGCAGTTCCAGTGCGGTAGCGGCCACCACAGCAGCCCCACGACCTTCAGCGTGGACGGACGGCAGTACGTGGCCGTGCCGGTCGGCTGGGGCGGATGGGCCGAGGGGTTCCTGCCCGGCATGCTCGGCGCGGGCCACGGCAGCGCGCTCATCACCTTTGCCCTGCCTGAAGAGTGA
- the pqqD gene encoding pyrroloquinoline quinone biosynthesis peptide chaperone PqqD, translated as MPSNRTTQTRLIDSHDRPLLAPHVRLTFDPARERHVLLSPETVVVLNATGTDILELCDGQRTVTEIVTELNARYSRVVDEDVRQFLARLVERRCVEVERG; from the coding sequence ATGCCATCGAACAGAACTACGCAGACCAGGCTCATCGACAGCCATGACCGTCCGCTCCTCGCGCCGCACGTCCGGCTGACGTTCGACCCGGCGCGGGAGCGGCACGTGCTGCTCTCGCCGGAGACCGTCGTCGTCCTGAACGCGACCGGCACGGACATCCTCGAGCTCTGCGACGGGCAGCGCACCGTGACCGAGATCGTGACCGAGCTGAACGCGCGGTACTCCCGGGTCGTCGACGAGGACGTGCGGCAGTTCCTCGCCCGGCTCGTCGAGCGACGGTGTGTGGAGGTCGAGCGTGGATAG
- the pqqA gene encoding pyrroloquinoline quinone precursor peptide PqqA codes for MELAEWETPEFEEFACAPEVTMYVARMDD; via the coding sequence GTGGAGCTCGCTGAATGGGAGACCCCCGAGTTCGAGGAATTCGCGTGCGCGCCCGAGGTGACGATGTACGTCGCCCGGATGGACGACTGA
- a CDS encoding aldo/keto reductase: MSDYYLLGRSGLRVSRMALGTMNFGTGGFHAAYGKTEEEAEPIFRGYLDAGGNFIDTADFYTAGESEHILGRLIAKAGVRDRLVLTSKFTNTVDPADPNASGNGRKHIMRALEATLRRLGTDYLDLYLLHTWDRITPVEEVVRTLDDLVRAGKIRYAGLSDVPAWYAARAQSYAEAHGLTPMVTVQLPYSLIARGIEPEFVPMAQSLGMGITAWSPVGGGVLTGKYRRNGSALTGSGRLGNPDTPGLEITDDGWKVVEALETVATDLGRSMAQVAINWAATQPAVASVIVGASSPAQLESNLAALHFEIPADARRLLDEASAPQLPSVYSMFTARYQSWIVSPGLGIGDKPSGYAPPVFNGA; encoded by the coding sequence ATGAGCGACTACTACCTGCTCGGCAGGTCAGGACTGCGGGTCAGCCGGATGGCACTGGGAACGATGAACTTCGGCACTGGCGGCTTCCACGCCGCATACGGCAAGACGGAGGAGGAGGCGGAACCGATCTTCCGCGGCTACCTCGACGCGGGCGGCAACTTCATCGACACGGCGGACTTCTACACGGCGGGGGAGAGCGAGCACATCCTCGGGCGGCTGATCGCCAAGGCCGGGGTCCGGGACCGTCTGGTGCTCACCAGCAAGTTCACCAACACGGTCGACCCGGCCGACCCGAACGCGAGCGGCAACGGGCGCAAGCACATCATGCGAGCCCTCGAAGCGACGCTGCGCCGCCTCGGCACCGACTACCTCGACCTCTACCTGCTGCACACCTGGGACCGCATCACGCCGGTCGAGGAGGTCGTGCGCACCCTCGACGACCTCGTCCGCGCCGGCAAGATCCGGTACGCCGGGCTGTCCGACGTGCCCGCGTGGTACGCCGCCCGCGCGCAGAGCTATGCCGAGGCGCACGGGCTCACCCCGATGGTCACGGTGCAGCTGCCGTACTCGCTGATCGCGCGCGGCATCGAGCCGGAGTTCGTGCCGATGGCCCAGTCCCTCGGCATGGGGATCACCGCGTGGAGCCCGGTCGGCGGCGGCGTCCTCACCGGCAAGTACCGGCGCAACGGGTCGGCGCTGACGGGCTCCGGCCGCCTGGGCAACCCCGATACACCCGGGCTGGAGATCACCGACGATGGATGGAAGGTGGTGGAGGCGCTCGAGACCGTGGCCACCGATCTCGGCCGCAGCATGGCCCAGGTCGCGATCAACTGGGCGGCGACCCAGCCCGCCGTCGCGTCGGTGATCGTCGGGGCGAGCAGTCCCGCCCAGCTGGAGAGCAACCTCGCGGCGCTGCACTTCGAGATCCCGGCGGACGCCCGCCGCCTGCTCGACGAGGCGAGCGCACCGCAGCTGCCGTCGGTGTACTCGATGTTCACCGCGAGGTACCAGTCCTGGATCGTCAGTCCGGGGCTCGGGATCGGCGACAAGCCGTCCGGCTATGCGCCGCCGGTGTTCAACGGCGCCTAG
- a CDS encoding MSMEG_3727 family PQQ-associated protein: MTSTAQERTALLGKLGLDGQNKAALGSVLATGNIAQATERSDGRMEATIRINPDELCWDPSVLVLPHGGDIELTLINDDLNTHCALLPSNGDRKFIWLVNHSRGRATLNLDGPGYYWFSSPTGNDEGRGLTGAIVVLGDVPPEARLDRPEQPRP, translated from the coding sequence GTGACGAGTACCGCGCAGGAGCGTACAGCCCTGCTTGGCAAGCTCGGCCTGGATGGCCAGAACAAGGCGGCGCTGGGCAGCGTTCTGGCGACCGGAAACATTGCACAGGCCACGGAGAGAAGCGACGGCCGCATGGAGGCGACGATCCGGATCAACCCGGACGAGCTGTGCTGGGACCCGTCGGTCCTGGTCCTGCCCCACGGCGGCGATATCGAGCTCACACTCATCAACGACGACCTGAACACGCATTGCGCGCTCCTGCCGAGCAACGGCGACCGGAAGTTCATCTGGCTGGTGAACCATTCCCGGGGACGGGCGACGCTCAACCTCGACGGACCGGGCTACTACTGGTTCAGCTCGCCCACCGGAAACGACGAGGGACGGGGACTCACGGGCGCGATCGTCGTACTCGGCGACGTTCCACCGGAGGCCCGACTCGACCGACCCGAACAGCCGCGGCCATAG